The following coding sequences lie in one Aquabacterium olei genomic window:
- a CDS encoding acyl-CoA synthetase gives MTSINPYKLGLDKNAANHVSLSPLSFLRRAAAVYPNRAAIVYGERRQTWAETDARCRRLASALAARGIAQGDTVAVMLPNVPAMLEAHFGIPMVGAVLNTLNTRLDAEAIAFQLQHGEAKALLTDREFSRVISKALEMAGLDILVIDVEDETAPAGDNVGSLTYEQLLAEGDPAYEWQLPDDEWNAIALNYTSGTTGNPKGVVTHHRGAYLNSASNVISWGLPQHATYLWTLPMFHCNGWCFPWTMALIAGTSVCLRRIDPSVIFWLIKSHHVTHMCGAPIVYNMLISAPAKLREGLNHTVNGLIAGAAPPIAVIEGCEAAGINLTHVYGLTEVYGPAAVCAKQAEWDDLPLDERARLNGRQGVPYALQEAVTVLNPDTMEPVPCDGVTIGEICFRGNVVMKGYLKNEKATKEAFAGGWFHTGDLAVRDASGYIKIKDRSKDVIISGGENISSVEVEDALFHHPAVMSAAVVAEPDPKWGEVPCAFVELKADQHVTEEELIAFCREHIARYKVPKRIVFGELPKTATGKVQKFVLRERVKSASAIE, from the coding sequence ATGACTAGTATAAACCCTTATAAGCTTGGCCTGGACAAGAACGCCGCCAACCATGTCAGCCTTTCGCCACTGAGCTTTCTGCGCCGGGCGGCGGCCGTCTACCCGAACCGCGCGGCCATCGTCTACGGCGAGCGCCGCCAGACCTGGGCCGAGACCGACGCGCGCTGCCGCCGGCTGGCCAGCGCCCTCGCCGCCCGCGGCATCGCCCAGGGCGACACCGTGGCCGTGATGCTGCCCAACGTGCCGGCCATGCTGGAGGCCCACTTCGGCATCCCGATGGTGGGCGCGGTGCTCAACACGCTCAACACGCGCCTGGACGCGGAAGCCATCGCGTTCCAGCTGCAGCACGGCGAAGCCAAGGCCCTGCTGACCGACCGCGAGTTCTCGCGTGTCATCTCCAAGGCACTGGAGATGGCTGGCCTCGACATCCTCGTCATCGATGTGGAGGACGAGACGGCACCGGCGGGTGACAATGTCGGCTCGCTCACGTACGAGCAACTGCTGGCCGAGGGCGACCCGGCCTATGAGTGGCAGCTGCCGGACGACGAGTGGAACGCCATCGCGCTGAACTACACCTCGGGCACGACGGGCAACCCCAAGGGCGTGGTCACCCACCACCGCGGCGCCTACCTGAACTCGGCCAGCAACGTGATCTCGTGGGGCCTGCCACAGCACGCCACCTACCTGTGGACGCTGCCGATGTTCCACTGCAACGGCTGGTGCTTCCCGTGGACGATGGCGCTGATCGCCGGCACCAGCGTGTGCCTGCGCCGCATCGATCCGTCGGTGATCTTCTGGCTGATCAAGAGCCACCACGTGACCCACATGTGCGGCGCGCCGATCGTCTACAACATGCTGATCAGCGCCCCGGCCAAGCTCCGCGAGGGCCTGAACCACACGGTCAATGGTCTGATCGCGGGCGCCGCGCCCCCGATCGCCGTGATCGAAGGCTGCGAGGCTGCAGGCATCAACCTGACCCACGTTTATGGCCTGACCGAGGTGTATGGCCCCGCCGCGGTGTGCGCCAAGCAGGCCGAATGGGACGACCTGCCACTGGACGAGCGTGCCCGCCTAAACGGCCGCCAGGGCGTGCCCTACGCGCTGCAGGAAGCCGTGACCGTGCTCAACCCCGACACGATGGAGCCCGTGCCGTGCGACGGCGTGACCATCGGCGAGATCTGCTTCCGCGGCAACGTCGTGATGAAGGGCTACCTGAAGAACGAGAAGGCCACGAAGGAAGCGTTCGCGGGCGGCTGGTTCCACACCGGTGACCTGGCCGTGCGCGATGCCAGCGGCTACATCAAGATCAAGGACCGCAGCAAGGACGTGATCATCTCCGGCGGCGAGAACATCTCGTCCGTCGAGGTGGAAGACGCGCTGTTCCACCACCCGGCCGTGATGTCGGCGGCCGTCGTGGCCGAGCCCGATCCGAAGTGGGGCGAAGTGCCGTGCGCCTTCGTCGAACTCAAGGCGGATCAGCATGTGACGGAAGAAGAGTTGATCGCCTTCTGCCGCGAACACATCGCCCGCTACAAGGTGCCCAAGCGCATCGTGTTCGGTGAGCTGCCCAAGACGGCCACCGGCAAGGTGCAGAAGTTCGTGCTGCGTGAGCGGGTGAAGTCCGCCAGCGCCATCGAGTGA
- a CDS encoding DUF485 domain-containing protein, with product MSQDIYRRVEADPAFRELKSSRNRLAVTLSVLVLGAYYGFMAIVAFAPGIFGQPLFAGSTLTLGIPVGAALIVGSWLLTGWYVRCANGQFDRLTREIVERNT from the coding sequence ATGAGCCAGGACATCTATCGGCGCGTAGAGGCCGACCCTGCCTTCCGCGAATTGAAAAGCAGCCGCAACCGGCTGGCCGTCACCCTGTCGGTGCTGGTGCTCGGCGCCTACTACGGCTTCATGGCCATCGTGGCCTTCGCGCCCGGCATCTTCGGCCAACCGCTGTTCGCGGGCAGCACCCTGACGCTCGGCATCCCGGTCGGGGCCGCCCTCATCGTCGGCTCGTGGCTGCTGACCGGCTGGTACGTGCGCTGCGCCAACGGCCAATTCGACCGCCTGACCCGTGAAATCGTGGAGCGCAACACATGA